One genomic segment of Oreochromis aureus strain Israel breed Guangdong linkage group 9, ZZ_aureus, whole genome shotgun sequence includes these proteins:
- the acad11 gene encoding acyl-CoA dehydrogenase family member 11, translating to MQHVKGRIFRDLRLPGVSPAERTALYVAAVEVLAKLHSLDLPSLNLEAYGRGPGYCRRQVSTWTKQYTAAAHRDIPAMNELSDWLMKNLPASDSEVTLVHGDYRLDNLIFHPTEARVIAVLDWELSTTGQPLADLAYFLMPHYWPASLSVISTMGSLKGIEGIPTVGDLISIYCMCRGIPPALPQLNFYLALSVFKMAGIAQGIYARHLLGNASAPNAAQFGQCVEPLAKVALQLGQRPLTGPTKDRLFLQTAKGQAVLQQVKDFMRQYVLPAQKEVAQYYTKHAESPQRWHTPQIIEDLKIKAREAGLWNLFLPAVSGLTQLDYAYIAEETGRCVFAPEVFNCQAPDTGNMEVLHMFGSEEQKKKWLEPLLRGEIRSCFCMTEPDVASSDATNMECSLHRDKDDYIINGKKWWSSGAGNPQCKVAIVMCRSGSWDVKIRHSQHSMILVPMDTAGVKLIRPLTVFGQDDAIHGGHFEVHFENVRVPASNIILGEGRGFEIAQGRLGPGRLHHCMRAVGLAELALELLCQRAATRHTFGKKLYQHEVIAHWIAECRLMIEQTRLLTLNAAHALDTLGSRAARKEIAMIKVAAGRMACKVVDIAIQVYGGAGVSGDVPLAQMYSYVRTLRIADGPDEVHLSSIANLELRDQLKKAQAKL from the exons ATGCAACATGTGaag GGGCGTATATTCAGGGATCTTCGTCTACCTGGAGTGAGTCCAGCAGAGAGAACAGCTCTGTATGTGGCTGCGGTGGAAGTCCTGGCAAAGCTACACTCACTGGATCTGCCATCACTGAACCTTGAAGCATATGGAAGAGGGCCAGGTTATTGCAGGAGACAA GTTTCCACCTGGACCAAGCAGTACACTGCAGCGGCCCACAGAGACATTCCAGCCATGAATGAACTATCTGATTGGTTGATGAAGAATCTACCAGCCAGTGACAGTGAGGTGACCCTTGTCCACGGAGATTATCGACTGGATAACTTAATATTCCATCCAACAGAG GCGCGTGTGATAGCTGTGTTGGACTGGGAGCTTTCTACCACTGGACAGCCCCTGGCAGATCTGGCCTACTTCCTTATGCCACATTACTGGCCTGCAAGTCTCAGCGTTATCAGCACGATGGGCAGTTTAAAAGGAATAGAGG GTATCCCAACTGTGGGAGACCTGATCTCCATTTACTGCATGTGCCGGGGGATCCCCCCTGCATTGCCACAACTGAATTTCTACTTGGCCCTGTCTGTCTTTAAAATGGCAGGAATTGCCCAG GGGATCTACGCTCGTCACCTCCTGGGTAATGCCAGTGCACCGAATGCAGCTCAGTTTGGCCAGTGTGTGGAGCCCTTGGCTAAGGTTGCCTTGCAGCTTGGGCAAAG GCCCCTCACAGGTCCAACAAAAGACAGATTGTTTCTCCAGACAGCTAAAGGTCAGGCTGTTCTCCAGCAGGTCAAAGATTTCATGAGACAATATGTGCTTCCTGCTCAGAAG GAGGTTGCACAGTATTACACCAAACACGCCGAGTCTCCACAGAGATGGCACACCCCTCAAATTATAGAGGATCTGAAG atTAAAGCCAGGGAAGCCGGGCTGTGGAACCTGTTCCTGCCTGCAGTCAGTGGACTCACCCAGCTGGATTATGCCTATATTGCTGAAGAAACCGGTCGCTGTGTGTTTGCCCCTGAAGTCTTTAACTGCCAGGCTCCTG acaCAGGAAATATGGAAGTGCTTCACATGTTTGGCAGTgaggagcagaagaagaaatggCTGGAACCTTTACTCAGAGGAGAGATTCGCTCCTGCTTCTGTATGACAG AACCTGATGTGGCCTCCAGTGATGCAACCAACATGGAGTGCAGTCTTCACAGGGATAAAGACGACTACATCATAAACGGGAAAAAATGGTGGAGCAGCG GTGCCGGCAATCCCCAGTGCAAAGTGGCCATTGTCATGTGCAGGAGCGGCTCTTGGGATGTAAAAATCAG GCACAGCCAGCACAGTATGATCCTCGTACCTATGGACACAGCAGGTGTAAAGCTCATCAGACCGCTCACCGTGTTCGGACAGGATG ATGCGATCCATGGTGGCCACTTTGAAGTGCATTTTGAAAATGTGCGCGTACCCGCCTCCAACATTATTCTAG GGGAGGGCAGGGGATTTGAGATTGCCCAGGGTCGCCTGGGGCCAGGCAGGCTGCACCACTGTATGAGAGCTGTCGGACTAGCAGAGTTGGCATTGGAGCTACTCTGCCAGCGGGCTGCCACCAGACACACCTTTGGAAAAAAACTGTACCAGCAT GAAGTTATTGCTCATTGGATAGCAGAGTGCCGTCTCATGATAGAGCAGACTCGCCTGCTGACTCTCAATGCTGCTCATGCACTGGATACACTAGGCAGTCGGGCAGCTCGTAAGGAG ATTGCTATGATCAAGGTCGCAGCAGGAAGAATGGCCTGCAAGGTGGTGGACATAGCCATACAGGTATATGGTGGTGCAGGTGTGTCTGGAGACGTCCCACTAGCACAGAT GTACTCATATGTGCGGACTCTGCGCATCGCTGATGGACCAGATGAGGTGCACCTCTCCTCTATAGCCAATTTGGAACTCAGAGATCAACTAAAGAAGGCACAGGCAAAGCTCTAA
- the ackr4b gene encoding atypical chemokine receptor 4b, giving the protein MADFDYQHDDDSNETYDYNYEHTICDKETVRSFAGVFLPVIYALALIVGLAGNALVVVVYTSRLKLRTLTDVCILNLAISDLLLLFTLPFWAADAVHGWMLGTAACKLTSFLYSTNFSCGMLMLACISVDRYRAVTKNPTGRAGTGSQVRRQWSLVCLMLWTTASILGLPELIFSTVKHTHYRISCTAIYPHSMARPAKASLELLEVILRFVIPFLVMVVCYCRVGLALSKAVAVRREKKWRALRVLLAVVAVFLLTQLPYTVVKLCRAMDIIYMLVTDCDVSKGLDHAMQVTESLALTHACINPLLYAFMGSSFRSHVLKTAKHLGQRLGRHQRHVNEEPVEIALQACNQTQSQSDSEEQDTSTFTI; this is encoded by the coding sequence ATGGCCGACTTTGACTATCAGCACGACGATGATTCAAATGAAACTTACGACTACAATTATGAACACACCATCTGTGACAAGGAAACAGTCCGTTCCTTTGCCGGCGTCTTCCTTCCGGTCATCTATGCCCTGGCTCTGATAGTTGGCCTGGCGGGAAACGCCTTGGTAGTGGTGGTTTACACGTCACGGCTGAAACTGCGAACCCTGACAGATGTGTGCATCCTCAACCTTGCCATTTCAGACCTGCTGCTTCTCTTCACCCTGCCTTTCTGGGCGGCTGATGCTGTCCACGGGTGGATGCTGGGTACGGCAGCCTGCAAGCTCACATCCTTCCTCTACAGCACCAACTTCAGCTGCGGCATGCTGATGCTTGCGTGCATCAGCGTGGATCGCTACCGCGCTGTAACCAAAAATCCAACGGGCAGAGCTGGCACCGGATCCCAAGTCAGGAGACAGTGGTCCCTGGTGTGCCTCATGCTGTGGACTACAGCCAGCATTCTCGGCCTTCCTGAACTTATCTTCTCCACAGTGAAGCACACCCATTACAGGATTAGCTGCACAGCCATCTACCCGCATAGCATGGCCCGACCTGCAAAGGCTTCCCTGGAGCTGCTTGAGGTGATCCTCAGATTTGTGATACCTTTCCTGGTCATGGTGGTGTGCTACTGCCGAGTGGGACTGGCGCTGAGTAAGGCCGTCGCGGTgcgacgagagaaaaagtggcgAGCCCTGCGTGTCCTCCTGGCTGTGGTGGCCGTATTCCTGCTCACCCAGCTGCCCTACACGGTAGTCAAGCTTTGCCGAGCGATGGACATCATTTACATGCTCGTGACCGACTGTGATGTCAGTAAGGGCTTGGATCACGCTATGCAGGTGACAGAAAGCCTGGCTCTCACCCACGCCTGCATTAACCCGCTGTTGTACGCCTTCATGGGGTCGTCCTTCAGGAGTCACGTTCTAAAGACTGCCAAGCACCTTGGACAGCGACTTGGGAGGCACCAGAGACACGTCAACGAGGAACCCGTGGAGATTGCGCTCCAAGCGTGTAATCAAACCCAATCCCAGTCGGATTCAGAAGAACAAGACACCAGCACCTTTACTATTTAA